From the genome of Malus sylvestris chromosome 6, drMalSylv7.2, whole genome shotgun sequence, one region includes:
- the LOC126626800 gene encoding transcription factor BEE 3-like, which yields MSEYTEDLLSNKPSLPFLDIDQNTEPTNQYADQFNIPSVVEYPSLNFHTYMPFSNDTYLFSNQEPEFPAGNMIENFPKLQVHSIVTDGNESKKRIAVDDATESSSGISTPPVSETGVKRKNSAERGKRVKSNEKEDEKPKEVVHVRARRGQATNSHSLAERVRRGKINERLTCLQDIVPGCSKTMGMAVMLDEIINYVQSLQNQIEFLSMKLATASSFYDFNSETDVTETMKIAGELERLKREAAGYGGFGASFHSTSSTWSP from the exons aTGTCTGAATACACAGAAGATTTGCTAAGCAATAAACCTTCACTTCCATTTTTAGATATTGACCAAAACACGGAACCAACAAACCAGTATGCAGACCAGTTCAATATTCCAAGTGTCGTGGAATATCCAAGCTTGAATTTCCACACCTACATGCCCTTCTCAAATGACACTTACTTGTTCAGCAATCAAGAACCCGAGTTCCCCGCCGGAAACATGATCGAAAACTTTCCAAAATTACAAGTTCATTCCATTGTTACAGATGGAAATGAAAGCAAGAAGAGAATAGCAGTGGATGATGCAACAGAGAGCAGCTCCGGAATCTCTACTCCCCCAGTTTCTGAAACCGGGGTCAAGCGAAAAAAT AGCGCAGAAAGAGGAAAGAGGGTCAAGAGCAATGAGAAGGAAGATGAGAAACCAAAGGAAGTTGTTCATGTTAGAGCCAGGAGAGGCCAAGCAACTAACAGTCACAGTCTAGCAGAAAGG GTTAGAAGAGGAAAAATCAATGAAAGGCTGACATGTTTACAAGATATTGTCCCAGGGTGCTCTAAG ACGATGGGAATGGCGGTAATGTTGGACGAGATAATTAACTATGTTCAGTCCTTGCAAAACCAGATTGAG TTCCTATCTATGAAGCTAGCCACAGCGAGCTCTTTCTATGACTTCAACTCAGAGACTGATGTTACGGAAACAATGAAG ATAGCAGGAGAGTTGGAGAGATTGAAGAGAGAAGCTGCAGGATATGGAGGATTTGGTGCCAGCTTCCACTCAACATCTTCAACTTGGTCCCCCTGA
- the LOC126627148 gene encoding uncharacterized protein LOC126627148: MSIALSAKNKLGFVDVSVEQPSAKTKPTESALWQRCNDMILMWIINTLSSDLATSVVYMTTSKDVWDDLRERFSQQNVSCLFEIQRELARLTQSQQPINVYFTKLKGLWDEMDSYQTLKPCSCGAVQSNNEQVERTKVLQILMGLDDSYFAIRGQILLIQPLPSIRSVYSMLTQEEKQRGMVVGPGLVEPAAMVVQTNRGNNGNHGKGRSSERKPLHCSYCDKDHHVIETCWKLHGYPPGHRFHGKSNSSSGSGGRSTAAPSGKPTVNNMASPAAPSMPNLTTDQFQQLLSMMSQKIGLDSKANLTGPGDEDDDWLGATT, from the exons ATGTCAATTGCACTCAGTGCAAagaacaaattagggtttgttgATGTAAGTGTTGAACAGCCATCTGCGAAGACAAAGCCCACAGAATCTGCTCTTTGGCAACGGTGCAACGACATGATCCTTATGTGGATTATCAATACACTTTCCAGCGACCTGGCCACCAGTGTGGTGTACATGACGACATCCAAAGATGTTTGGGATGATCTTCGAGAACGTTTTTCTCAACAAAACGTGTCTTGTCTCTTTGAAATCCAACGTGAACTTGCACGTCTTACACAGAGTCAACAACCTATCAACGTGTATTTCACCAAGCTTAAAGGTTTGTGGGATGAGATGGATTCCTACCAAACTTTAAAGCCGTGTTCTTGCGGGGCTGTTCAATCTAATAACGAACAGGTGGAGAGAACCAAGGTTTTGCAGATTTTAATGGGGTTAGACGACTCGTATTTTGCGATTCGTGGGCAGATCTTACTTATTCAACCATTGCCTTCGATTCGATCTGTCTATTCCATGTTGACACAAGAAGAGAAGCAGAGAGGCATGGTTGTTGGGCCTGGCCTCGTTGAACCTGCAGCTATGGTTGTTCAAACGAACCGTGGCAACAATGGCAACCATGGAAAAGGAAGATCATCCGAGAGGAAGCCACTGCATTGTTCATACTGCGATAAGGATCATCACGTTATTGAAACGTGTTGGAAGCTCCACGGCTATCCACCGGGACACCGTTTTCATGGTAAGTCAAACAGTTCGAGTGGTTCTGGTGGGCGCTCCACCGCTGCACCGAGCGGCAAACCAACTGTCAACAACATGGCCTCTCCCGCTGCACCGTCCATGCCCAACCTCACCACCGACCAATTTCAGCAACTCTTATCCATGATGAGTCAAAAGATTGGCCTTGATTCCAAGGCTAATTTAACAG GACCTGGAGACGAGGACGATGATTGGTTGGGGGCGACAACATAA